The following coding sequences are from one Thermostaphylospora chromogena window:
- a CDS encoding gamma-glutamyl-gamma-aminobutyrate hydrolase family protein, with product MSRPLIGITAYLEAARWGDWVREAVLAPAAYVEAVEKAGGAAVVVPPLHPSTADDYVSGLSGLVLADGVELDPTLYGGEPDGRVEPAQPHRDRFELALARAAVRAGLPLLAIARGMHVLNVAQGGTLIPRLPDAVGHDRHTRPGVPHTVQVSVSSDLGKAVGERVEVVAPHRQAVKRLGAGLLAVAWADDQIVEGVELAGQGFGVGVQWHPERGDDNRLFEALVEAARP from the coding sequence ATGTCCCGACCGCTGATCGGTATCACCGCCTATCTCGAAGCCGCCCGCTGGGGTGACTGGGTCCGCGAGGCGGTGCTGGCGCCGGCCGCCTACGTCGAAGCGGTGGAGAAGGCCGGCGGCGCCGCCGTGGTCGTGCCGCCGCTGCACCCGAGCACGGCCGACGACTACGTCAGCGGGCTGTCCGGCCTCGTCCTGGCAGACGGCGTCGAACTCGATCCCACCCTGTACGGCGGCGAGCCCGACGGCCGCGTGGAGCCCGCTCAGCCGCATCGCGACCGGTTCGAGCTCGCCCTCGCCCGCGCCGCCGTGCGGGCCGGTCTCCCGCTGCTGGCCATCGCCCGCGGCATGCACGTGCTCAACGTCGCTCAGGGAGGCACGCTGATCCCCCGGCTGCCCGACGCGGTCGGTCACGACCGGCACACCCGGCCGGGAGTCCCGCACACCGTCCAGGTCAGCGTCTCCAGCGACCTCGGCAAGGCCGTGGGGGAGCGCGTGGAGGTCGTCGCGCCGCACCGCCAGGCCGTCAAGCGGCTCGGCGCCGGGCTCCTCGCCGTCGCCTGGGCCGACGACCAGATCGTCGAGGGCGTCGAGCTGGCCGGGCAGGGGTTCGGCGTCGGCGTCCAGTGGCACCCCGAGCGCGGCGACGACAACCGCCTCTTCGAGGCCCTGGTGGAGGCCGCCAGGCCCTGA
- a CDS encoding class I SAM-dependent methyltransferase, producing MPRDALLFIGQFMRSPALVGAVAPSSRRLARAATATVPESGDPVVVELGPGTGPFTAVIQERLGGRGVHLAIEINKPMAERLAQRFPRCDVISADAVLLPELLAERGLSAADVVVSGLPWAAFSPELQRRLLNAIIRSMAPTGVFTTFAYLHALPLATARRFRRLLESVFEEVVCSRTVWRNIPPAFVYHARRPRAGAGEALAGTRDAS from the coding sequence ATGCCGAGGGACGCTTTGCTCTTCATCGGGCAGTTCATGCGCTCGCCCGCGCTGGTCGGGGCGGTGGCCCCCAGCTCTCGCCGGCTCGCCAGGGCCGCCACGGCCACGGTCCCGGAAAGCGGCGATCCCGTGGTGGTGGAGCTGGGGCCGGGGACCGGACCCTTCACCGCGGTGATCCAGGAGCGGTTGGGCGGGCGGGGCGTCCACCTCGCCATCGAGATCAACAAGCCGATGGCCGAACGGCTGGCTCAGCGCTTCCCGCGCTGCGACGTGATCTCCGCCGACGCGGTCCTGCTGCCGGAGCTGCTCGCCGAGCGCGGGCTTTCCGCGGCCGACGTGGTGGTCAGCGGGCTGCCGTGGGCGGCGTTCTCCCCGGAGCTGCAGAGGCGGCTGCTCAACGCGATCATCCGTTCGATGGCCCCCACGGGGGTGTTCACGACCTTCGCCTACCTGCACGCCCTTCCGCTGGCCACGGCGCGCCGCTTCCGCCGGCTGCTGGAGAGCGTCTTCGAGGAGGTCGTCTGCAGCCGCACCGTCTGGCGCAACATCCCTCCGGCCTTCGTCTATCACGCCCGCCGTCCCCGGGCGGGGGCCGGTGAGGCTCTCGCCGGCACGCGGGACGCGTCTTAG